Proteins encoded by one window of Pseudonocardia sp. HH130629-09:
- the pstC gene encoding phosphate ABC transporter permease subunit PstC gives MTTTEVKPEPGAAKPAGQLGDRIFAGSAKGAGILILVVLAGVAAFLVSEATPAILVPADQVHGGLAAYIAPLIFGTVLGAVIALLIATPLAVAVALFISHYAPRRLAQGLSYVVDLLAAVPSIVYGFWGAFTLAPASVALSVWLSDYLGWIPLFAGPPSVTGRTMLVVSVVLAVMILPIITAVAREVFLQAPVLHEEAALALGATRWEMIRLAVLPFGRSGVISGAMLGLGRALGETMAVATILSVSGAVTFNLISSENPSTIAANIALQFPEASGLDVNVLIASGLVLFLITLLVNMLARYIVERRRDFSGAN, from the coding sequence GTGACCACCACAGAAGTCAAGCCTGAGCCCGGAGCGGCGAAGCCTGCCGGTCAGCTTGGCGACCGCATCTTCGCGGGTTCCGCGAAGGGCGCCGGGATCCTCATCCTGGTCGTCCTGGCCGGGGTCGCGGCGTTCCTCGTCTCGGAGGCCACCCCGGCCATCCTCGTGCCGGCGGACCAGGTGCACGGGGGGCTCGCGGCCTACATCGCACCGCTCATCTTCGGCACGGTCCTGGGTGCCGTCATCGCTCTGCTGATCGCGACCCCGCTCGCGGTCGCCGTCGCGCTGTTCATCAGCCACTACGCGCCGCGCCGGCTCGCCCAGGGGCTGAGCTACGTCGTGGACCTGCTCGCGGCGGTGCCCTCGATCGTCTACGGCTTCTGGGGGGCCTTCACCCTCGCGCCCGCCTCGGTCGCGCTGAGCGTATGGCTCAGCGACTACCTCGGCTGGATCCCGCTGTTCGCCGGCCCGCCGTCGGTGACCGGCCGGACGATGCTGGTCGTCAGCGTCGTCCTCGCGGTCATGATCCTGCCGATCATCACCGCGGTGGCTCGCGAGGTGTTCCTGCAGGCCCCGGTGCTCCACGAGGAGGCGGCCCTCGCGCTGGGCGCGACCCGCTGGGAGATGATCCGGCTCGCGGTGCTGCCCTTCGGTCGTTCGGGCGTCATCTCCGGCGCGATGCTGGGCCTGGGCCGTGCGCTCGGCGAGACGATGGCGGTCGCCACGATCCTGTCCGTCTCCGGTGCGGTCACCTTCAACCTGATCAGCAGCGAGAACCCGTCGACGATCGCGGCGAACATCGCCCTCCAGTTCCCCGAGGCATCCGGTCTCGACGTGAACGTCCTGATCGCCTCCGGTCTCGTGCTGTTCCTGATCACGCTGCTGGTCAACATGCTCGCCCGCTACATCGTCGAGCGCCGCCGCGACTTCTCCGGAGCGAACTGA
- the pstA gene encoding phosphate ABC transporter permease PstA, whose protein sequence is MSTGTERNRTDTEAPVTRTGLETPAATPTVLRRKGSLPSWAPWALLGASAVLTGGLAALLGFGIGLWAVLTAVVFAVATYVVSRTVEGGRRATDRLVTVVVTTAFLLAMLPLVSVLYTVVTEGWARFDGAFFSQSMRGVVGVGGGGLHAIQGTLIITGLAALMSIPIGILTAIYLVEYGNNSRLARSITFFVDVMTGIPSIVAGLFAYALFALLLGPGVRFGFVGAVALTVLMIPIVVRSTEEMLKIVPNELREAAYALGVPKWRTIVKVVIPTTAGGIATGITLAVARVIGETAPLLVTVGAALGVNLNPFSGPMSTLPVFSYYSYAVPGIPREAFIDRAWTAALVLMLIVMVLNVLARLISRIFAPKTR, encoded by the coding sequence ATGTCCACCGGAACCGAACGCAACCGCACCGACACCGAGGCCCCCGTGACCCGTACCGGTCTGGAGACTCCCGCCGCCACGCCGACGGTGCTGCGGCGGAAGGGCAGCCTGCCGAGCTGGGCCCCGTGGGCCCTGCTCGGGGCCTCCGCGGTCCTGACGGGCGGGCTCGCGGCCCTTCTCGGGTTCGGCATCGGCCTCTGGGCCGTGCTGACCGCCGTCGTCTTCGCGGTCGCGACCTACGTCGTGTCCCGGACCGTCGAGGGCGGCCGCCGGGCGACGGACCGGCTCGTCACCGTCGTCGTCACCACCGCGTTCCTGCTGGCCATGCTGCCGCTGGTCTCGGTCCTCTACACGGTCGTGACCGAGGGCTGGGCCAGGTTCGACGGGGCGTTCTTCAGCCAGTCGATGCGCGGTGTCGTGGGCGTCGGCGGCGGTGGTCTGCACGCCATCCAGGGCACACTGATCATCACCGGGCTCGCGGCGCTGATGTCGATCCCGATCGGCATCCTGACCGCCATCTACCTGGTGGAGTACGGCAACAACTCGCGCCTGGCCCGCTCGATCACGTTCTTCGTCGACGTGATGACCGGTATCCCGTCGATCGTCGCAGGTCTGTTCGCCTACGCCCTGTTCGCGCTGCTCCTCGGGCCGGGGGTCCGGTTCGGCTTCGTCGGTGCGGTCGCGCTGACCGTGCTCATGATCCCGATCGTCGTCCGGTCCACCGAGGAGATGCTCAAGATCGTCCCGAACGAGCTGCGCGAGGCCGCGTACGCGCTCGGGGTCCCGAAGTGGCGCACGATCGTCAAGGTGGTCATCCCGACGACCGCCGGGGGCATCGCGACCGGCATCACGCTGGCCGTCGCCCGCGTGATCGGTGAGACGGCGCCCCTCCTGGTCACCGTCGGTGCCGCGCTCGGGGTGAACCTCAACCCGTTCTCCGGCCCGATGTCGACCCTGCCGGTCTTCTCCTACTACTCCTACGCGGTGCCCGGCATCCCGCGCGAGGCGTTCATCGACCGGGCCTGGACCGCCGCGCTGGTCCTGATGCTCATCGTCATGGTGCTGAACGTCCTCGCCCGCCTGATCTCCCGCATTTTCGCCCCGAAGACCCGATAA
- the pstB gene encoding phosphate ABC transporter ATP-binding protein PstB encodes MGKSVEAKDLNIYYGSFLAVEGVNMTIKPKTVTALIGPSGCGKSTFLRSINRMHENIPGARVEGRLELDGQDLYGANVDPVGVRRQIGMVFQRPNPFPTMSIYDNVIAGMKLNNKRASKAEFDDTVERSLRGANLWNEVKDRLEKPGSGLSGGQQQRLCIARAIAVRPDVLLMDEPCSALDPISTLAIEDLINELKNDYTIVIVTHNMQQAARVSDFTGFFNIEGTGKPGKLVELDETKTIFSQPKQKATEDYVSGRFG; translated from the coding sequence ATGGGCAAGAGTGTCGAAGCCAAGGACCTGAACATCTACTACGGGTCGTTCCTCGCCGTCGAGGGCGTCAACATGACGATCAAGCCGAAGACGGTCACCGCGCTCATCGGCCCGTCCGGCTGCGGCAAGTCGACCTTCCTGCGGTCGATCAACCGGATGCACGAGAACATCCCCGGCGCCCGTGTCGAGGGCAGGCTCGAGCTCGACGGCCAGGACCTCTACGGGGCGAACGTCGACCCGGTCGGCGTCCGCCGCCAGATCGGCATGGTCTTCCAGCGCCCCAACCCGTTCCCGACGATGTCGATCTACGACAACGTCATCGCGGGGATGAAGCTGAACAACAAGCGCGCGTCGAAGGCCGAGTTCGACGACACCGTCGAGCGGTCGCTGCGCGGCGCGAACCTCTGGAACGAGGTCAAGGACCGGCTCGAGAAGCCGGGTTCGGGCCTGTCCGGTGGTCAGCAGCAGCGGCTCTGCATCGCCCGCGCGATCGCGGTGCGGCCCGACGTCCTGCTGATGGACGAGCCCTGCTCGGCGCTGGACCCGATCTCCACGCTCGCGATCGAGGACCTGATCAACGAGCTGAAGAACGACTACACGATCGTCATCGTGACCCACAACATGCAGCAGGCGGCGCGGGTCAGCGACTTCACCGGCTTCTTCAACATCGAGGGCACCGGCAAGCCCGGCAAGCTGGTCGAGCTCGACGAGACCAAGACGATCTTCTCCCAGCCGAAGCAGAAGGCGACCGAGGACTACGTGTCCGGCCGCTTCGGCTGA